The Kineococcus mangrovi region TCGGCGCCGTAGCGGGCGAGGCCGCCGAGGTCGAAGCTGGCGGCGTAGGCGCCGCGCGTCCACTCCTCGCTGGCCCAGTCGGACTCGTAGTAGGCGATCGGCTCCAGGGCCTGCTCGCCGAGGAACTGCGCGATCGAGGCGAGGATCTCCGCCCGGCGCTCGGCCTCGGGCAGCGCGAACACCGCGTCGGCCTTCTCGTCGGCCACGAACGCGACGAGGGTTCCGCGGTCGTCGCCGTGGATCGTGTTGTCGTACACCTCCTGCACGAGCGTGGAGGTGCCGAACCCGGTGCCGGACAGGCCGTCGTGCCGCCAGAACGGCCTCGCGTACGTGGCGTGCACCTTGATGACCAGGCCCATCGACAGGTGCTGGTGCATCTGGTGCTGACGTCGCGGCAGCGGCGGGTCGTAGCTGATGCGGGAGAACAGCGGCGGCGGGACGGCCACCACGACGCGCTGGGCGCGGACGGTGACGCGGTCGGACTCCACGACGACACCCCCGTCCCCGTGCCGGACCGTGCGGACCGGGGTGGCGAGGTGGACCCGGTCGCCGAGCTCGGCGGCCAGTCGTTCGGACACCGACTGCATCCCGCCGACGACGCGGCGGTCGAGGATGAAGCACTCGTCGGTGAGGTTCGTGAAGGACCCGGCCGAGGCGGCCATGAGGACGGCCTGCAGCGTCGAGAACGCGTGCGCGGGCTTGGTGAGCATGGCGCCGGCGATGAACAGCGCGATCGTCGTGCACGCCTCCTCGTCGTCGGACTGCCGGCGCAACCAGTCCCCGAAGGAGATCGTGTCGAGCTCGCGGGCCCGCGGGTGCGCCCAGGGCTCAGTGGCCCCGACGGCGGCCACGAGGTCGTCCACGAGCTCGGTGAGCCGGGCGATCTCCTTGGCGGTGGAGTCCGGGACGGGGAACGTGTCGCCGCGGTAGCGGCGGCGGACCCCGTCGGCGCC contains the following coding sequences:
- a CDS encoding flavin monoamine oxidase family protein — its product is MNPRELTADVVVVGAGPAGLNAARHLAAAGHDVVVLEARDRVGGRTWTDERGGVTLEIGGQWVSPDQTELLGLLDELGMETYPRYRDGENVHVGADGVRRRYRGDTFPVPDSTAKEIARLTELVDDLVAAVGATEPWAHPRARELDTISFGDWLRRQSDDEEACTTIALFIAGAMLTKPAHAFSTLQAVLMAASAGSFTNLTDECFILDRRVVGGMQSVSERLAAELGDRVHLATPVRTVRHGDGGVVVESDRVTVRAQRVVVAVPPPLFSRISYDPPLPRRQHQMHQHLSMGLVIKVHATYARPFWRHDGLSGTGFGTSTLVQEVYDNTIHGDDRGTLVAFVADEKADAVFALPEAERRAEILASIAQFLGEQALEPIAYYESDWASEEWTRGAYAASFDLGGLARYGADQRTPVGRIHWACSDLAAEGYQHVDGALRSGRAAAADITAALA